One region of Zingiber officinale cultivar Zhangliang chromosome 7B, Zo_v1.1, whole genome shotgun sequence genomic DNA includes:
- the LOC122004205 gene encoding chaperone protein dnaJ 20, chloroplastic-like: protein MAAFALSSPSNSLYRSSFSPIPTKTAPAPRFRVSASAAAAVAAPAAPATMYDLLSVSHTAGASEIRAAYRRLALRWHPDACRSAGEERFYAERFMEAREAYEVLSDPASRRSYDLTLSGDRWAAAVGAGPAFREGRGRRREASVTVFGNWDAQLDGLQRRSAVTEADEEETWGGRVRRATRGAAETAV from the coding sequence ATGGCAGCTTTTGCTCTTTCGTCTCCCTCTAATTCCTTGTACAGATCTTCATTCTCTCCGATCCCCACCAAAACAGCACCCGCTCCTCGATTCAGGGTCTCTGCCTCGGCCGCAGCGGCCGTCGCCGCCCCGGCGGCGCCTGCCACCATGTACGACCTGCTCTCGGTGTCACACACCGCTGGCGCCAGCGAGATCCGCGCGGCGTACCGGCGGCTGGCCCTGCGGTGGCACCCGGACGCGTGCCGCTCGGCGGGGGAGGAGCGCTTCTACGCGGAGCGCTTCATGGAGGCGCGGGAGGCCTATGAGGTGCTCTCCGACCCCGCCAGCCGCCGAAGCTACGACCTCACGCTCTCCGGCGACCGCTGGGCCGCAGCGGTCGGCGCTGGCCCGGCCTTCCGCGAGGGCCGCGGTCGGCGCCGAGAGGCCAGCGTGACGGTGTTCGGGAATTGGGACGCGCAGCTGGACGGGCTCCAGCGGCGATCGGCCGTGACGGAGGCCGACGAGGAGGAGACTTGGGGCGGCCGCGTGAGGAGGGCCACCCGCGGCGCCGCGGAGACTGCTGTCTAA